One part of the Acidimicrobiales bacterium genome encodes these proteins:
- a CDS encoding phosphotransferase, giving the protein MPIGATTSTGADPAGVAAQFALMAPVSGVQPYGQGNINQTHLVTCGTGRGGPRRYLLQRLNPTVFAAPDVVVANLELVSAHLRHRLAAAGEGDLDRRVLRVVPTREGQPSWRDTAGGVWRCVDFVERTHSSLSLANPAQVFEAGRAFGELHRLLVDLDPALVGETIPGFHDPERRLAALERVLRDDPTGRSTEVSDEIGFVLGHRDLAEAGRRLVGTDVPRRVAHNDAKVDNLLFDDDTGRVVCITDLDTVMPGSILWDVGDLLRSATCRAPEDERDLRRVAMDLDLARALVAGYRQEAAEWITPPEVALLSLSGAVVVYEQAVRFLTDYLAGDVYFRIFRPGQNRDRCRAQIQLLASMLEQLPALDAAVADTWAGG; this is encoded by the coding sequence ATGCCGATCGGCGCCACGACGAGCACGGGTGCGGACCCGGCGGGCGTCGCCGCCCAGTTCGCCCTGATGGCGCCGGTCAGTGGTGTCCAGCCCTACGGCCAGGGCAACATCAACCAGACCCACCTCGTCACCTGTGGGACTGGCCGAGGTGGCCCTCGTCGGTACCTGCTCCAGCGCCTGAACCCGACGGTGTTCGCGGCGCCCGACGTGGTCGTGGCGAACCTGGAGCTCGTGTCCGCCCACCTGCGGCACCGCCTCGCGGCTGCGGGTGAGGGGGATCTCGATCGCCGGGTGCTGCGGGTGGTCCCCACCCGCGAGGGCCAGCCGAGCTGGCGCGACACAGCCGGTGGCGTGTGGCGATGCGTCGACTTCGTCGAGCGGACGCACAGCTCGCTCTCGCTCGCCAACCCGGCGCAGGTCTTCGAGGCCGGTCGGGCCTTCGGAGAGCTCCACCGTCTCCTGGTCGACCTCGACCCTGCCCTGGTGGGCGAGACCATCCCCGGATTTCACGACCCCGAGCGGCGGCTGGCAGCGCTCGAGCGCGTCCTCCGTGACGATCCCACCGGCCGGTCGACCGAAGTCAGCGACGAGATCGGGTTCGTGCTGGGTCACCGGGATCTGGCCGAAGCCGGGCGGCGCCTCGTCGGAACCGATGTGCCTCGTCGTGTGGCCCACAACGACGCCAAGGTCGACAACCTGCTCTTCGACGACGACACGGGCCGGGTCGTCTGCATCACCGACCTCGACACGGTCATGCCCGGCTCGATCCTTTGGGATGTCGGAGACCTCCTGCGCAGCGCCACCTGCCGGGCACCCGAAGACGAGCGTGACCTGCGCCGGGTGGCGATGGATCTCGACCTGGCGCGCGCTCTGGTCGCGGGCTATAGGCAGGAGGCGGCCGAATGGATCACCCCGCCCGAGGTGGCGCTGCTGTCGCTCTCCGGGGCCGTGGTGGTGTACGAGCAGGCGGTGCGCTTTCTGACCGACTATCTCGCTGGCGACGTCTACTTCCGGATCTTCCGACCGGGCCAGAACCGGGACCGGTGCCGGGCCCAGATCCAGCTCCTGGCCTCGATGCTGGAGCAGCTGCCCGCCCTCGACGCGGCTGTGGCTGACACATGGGCAGGCGGATGA
- a CDS encoding GNAT family N-acetyltransferase, which translates to MRKAPGLSLERLGSGDLPAIAELCRRGLSDPPEADELMGALFAPDQPATVRGDPDVGVVATVEGEGGGYVRLLVVDPSARGRGHGHALLEAAEADLAGTRSVTVGADAPYYLFPGVETSQTPMLCLLERHHYTRAEANYNMAMDLDALKADPAGTELAAANNRPELEDWLDRHWSNWSAEALRALDKGTLLVSRDDEGITGFCAYDVNRRGLLGPVAVRPDLIGKGVGEPLVLGALHRMRSAGRRRAEVAWVGPIVPYARLGGTVSRVFFVYRKQLQVGR; encoded by the coding sequence ATGAGGAAGGCGCCGGGTCTCTCGCTGGAGCGGCTCGGCTCCGGCGACCTGCCTGCGATCGCCGAGCTGTGCCGTCGGGGCCTCAGTGATCCGCCAGAGGCGGACGAGCTGATGGGAGCCCTCTTCGCGCCGGACCAGCCGGCGACCGTCCGGGGCGACCCGGACGTTGGCGTGGTCGCCACGGTCGAGGGCGAGGGCGGTGGCTACGTCCGCCTGCTCGTGGTCGATCCGTCCGCCCGCGGACGCGGCCACGGTCACGCCCTGCTCGAGGCCGCCGAAGCAGACCTGGCCGGCACGAGGTCGGTGACGGTGGGCGCCGACGCTCCCTACTACCTGTTCCCGGGGGTGGAGACGAGCCAGACGCCGATGCTCTGCCTGCTCGAGCGCCACCACTACACGCGCGCCGAGGCCAACTACAACATGGCCATGGACCTGGACGCCCTGAAGGCGGACCCGGCGGGAACCGAGCTGGCGGCGGCGAACAACCGGCCCGAGCTCGAGGACTGGCTGGACCGCCACTGGAGCAACTGGTCGGCCGAGGCGCTGCGGGCCCTCGACAAGGGAACACTCCTCGTTTCACGCGATGACGAGGGGATCACCGGCTTCTGCGCCTACGACGTCAATCGCAGAGGCCTCTTGGGCCCGGTCGCCGTGCGCCCCGACCTCATCGGCAAGGGCGTCGGAGAGCCGCTCGTGCTCGGCGCCCTCCATCGAATGCGATCGGCCGGACGCCGGCGGGCCGAGGTCGCGTGGGTCGGTCCCATCGTCCCCTACGCCAGGTTGGGGGGCACGGTGAGCCGCGTCTTCTTCGTGTACCGCAAGCAGTTGCAGGTCGGTCGGTGA
- a CDS encoding family 20 glycosylhydrolase, protein MNLLPRPRHLSLGDELVARRPPVTRLDPSLPAQGYELRIDTDTVHLAAGDDAGVFYGRATLDQLAHLHGGVLPVGTVGDWPDFPVRGVMLDISRDKVPTIETLETLVERLASWKVNQVQLYFEHTFAYRGHEEVWRGARPLSADEVRRLDAFCRTRHVELVPNQNCLGHMGRWLAHERYRSLAIAPDGWPDARGHLHAPTTIDPLKPGSLALVRELLAELLPAFTSRRVQVGLDEPWELPPERIGDYISWVRTLRDIPELSGREMLIWGDILANHPDTLVELPDGVTVCEWGYEDWHPFADRTAALTKAGVRHWVCPGTSSWLSVLGRVTNMIGNCRAAAEAGRTNGSPGYLTTDWGDMGHLQYLPVSEPGFAYGAAVSWCLDANRDLDLAAALDVHCFQDSSGDLGAALVALGDAYLGVVPNIWNMSVLVMHLYWPQLQLGRTFSDGLTVDDLVRVDAGLAECVDRLSRAKPDREDGVLVVDELRGGAALVSLLCRDARLRLEGDGWLSSIPAARRQDLADELDGLIDEHRRLWLARNRPGGLVESVAWLEHLRDCYRTGTADREWGGW, encoded by the coding sequence GTGAACCTCCTCCCGCGACCCCGTCATCTGTCGCTCGGCGACGAGCTCGTGGCGCGCCGGCCGCCGGTCACGCGCCTTGACCCGTCGCTGCCCGCCCAGGGGTACGAGCTACGGATCGACACCGATACGGTGCACCTTGCCGCAGGCGACGACGCCGGCGTCTTCTACGGCCGGGCCACACTCGACCAGCTCGCCCATCTTCACGGCGGCGTCCTCCCGGTCGGTACCGTCGGGGACTGGCCCGACTTCCCGGTCCGGGGGGTGATGCTCGACATCTCCCGTGACAAGGTTCCGACGATAGAGACCCTGGAGACGCTGGTGGAGCGGCTGGCGTCGTGGAAGGTCAACCAGGTGCAGCTCTACTTCGAGCACACCTTTGCCTACCGCGGCCACGAGGAGGTCTGGCGTGGCGCCAGACCGCTCAGCGCCGACGAGGTACGGCGACTCGACGCGTTCTGCCGGACGCGCCACGTCGAGCTCGTGCCCAACCAGAACTGCCTGGGCCATATGGGCCGGTGGCTCGCCCACGAGCGCTACCGGTCTCTGGCCATCGCTCCCGACGGCTGGCCCGATGCTCGTGGACATCTTCACGCGCCCACCACGATCGATCCGCTCAAGCCGGGATCGCTGGCCCTGGTTCGCGAGCTCCTCGCCGAGCTGCTGCCGGCCTTCACCAGCCGGCGGGTACAGGTCGGGCTGGACGAGCCGTGGGAGCTTCCGCCCGAACGGATCGGTGACTACATCAGCTGGGTTCGGACCCTTCGAGACATCCCTGAGCTGTCGGGCCGGGAGATGTTGATCTGGGGCGACATCCTGGCCAACCACCCCGACACTCTGGTCGAGCTCCCCGACGGGGTGACGGTGTGCGAGTGGGGCTACGAGGACTGGCATCCCTTCGCCGATCGCACCGCCGCCCTGACCAAGGCCGGGGTGCGGCACTGGGTATGCCCCGGCACCTCCAGCTGGCTCAGCGTCCTCGGTCGGGTCACGAACATGATCGGCAACTGCCGGGCTGCGGCAGAGGCGGGTCGGACCAACGGGTCTCCTGGGTACCTCACGACCGACTGGGGCGACATGGGCCACCTCCAGTACCTGCCGGTCAGCGAGCCAGGGTTCGCGTACGGCGCCGCCGTGTCCTGGTGCCTCGATGCCAACCGCGACCTCGACCTGGCCGCCGCCCTCGACGTGCACTGCTTCCAGGACTCCAGTGGCGACCTGGGCGCCGCGCTCGTCGCCCTCGGCGACGCCTACCTCGGCGTCGTCCCCAACATCTGGAACATGTCGGTGCTGGTGATGCACCTCTACTGGCCCCAGCTGCAGCTCGGGCGGACGTTCAGCGACGGGCTGACCGTCGACGATCTTGTTCGTGTCGATGCGGGACTGGCCGAGTGCGTCGACCGTCTCTCACGCGCCAAGCCCGATCGGGAAGACGGCGTCCTCGTTGTCGACGAGCTCAGAGGCGGCGCCGCGCTGGTGTCGCTGCTGTGCCGGGACGCCCGCCTGCGCCTGGAAGGAGACGGGTGGCTGTCCTCGATCCCCGCCGCCCGCCGCCAGGATCTGGCCGACGAACTGGACGGCCTCATCGACGAGCACCGCCGCCTGTGGCTGGCCCGCAACCGACCGGGCGGCCTGGTCGAAAGCGTGGCCTGGCTCGAACACCTCCGTGACTGCTACCGGACCGGTACGGCCGACCGCGAGTGGGGCGGCTGGTAA
- a CDS encoding response regulator, whose protein sequence is MAESVLIVDDDPVVRRMLQLSFESEGFDVSTAGDGLEGLEAMRSDKPDVVILDIMMPKLDGMKVLNEVNADDDLRGMPVILLSAKATSLDVDLGLKAGAADYITKPVDPIELVERVRSVLAKTG, encoded by the coding sequence ATGGCCGAGAGCGTTCTCATCGTCGATGACGACCCCGTCGTTCGGCGCATGCTCCAGCTGAGCTTCGAGTCAGAGGGGTTCGACGTCAGCACCGCGGGCGACGGCCTCGAGGGGCTGGAGGCCATGCGGTCGGACAAGCCCGACGTCGTGATTCTCGACATCATGATGCCCAAGCTCGACGGCATGAAGGTCCTGAACGAGGTGAACGCCGACGACGACCTCCGCGGGATGCCGGTGATCCTCCTGTCGGCCAAGGCCACGTCGCTCGACGTCGACCTGGGCCTGAAGGCGGGGGCCGCCGACTACATCACCAAGCCCGTCGACCCCATCGAGCTCGTCGAGCGCGTGCGCAGCGTCCTGGCCAAGACCGGCTGA